The Acidimicrobiia bacterium genome includes a window with the following:
- a CDS encoding SDR family NAD(P)-dependent oxidoreductase, whose product MGRYEGRVAIVTGASSGIGRATALRLASEGASVACLDVAVDANEATVADIGGAGAGKAVALTCDVSDERTVTSAVDAAVAAFGPPHLLCNVAGIGSFRHTHELTLEDWNRIIAVNLTGTFLVSRACIPMLLETGGSIVNVASVAGLKAQPYSAAYSASKGGVALFTRSVAMEYAETTLRVNAIAPGSIDTAITEQFTFPDGASATLLGRIMPYRAFGRPEDCAAVIAFLGSDEARYVNGAVIPVDAASSA is encoded by the coding sequence GTGGGGCGCTACGAGGGGCGGGTCGCGATCGTGACCGGTGCGAGCTCGGGCATCGGCCGGGCCACGGCTCTCCGTCTCGCGTCCGAAGGTGCATCCGTCGCGTGCCTCGACGTCGCGGTCGACGCCAACGAGGCGACCGTCGCGGACATCGGCGGCGCCGGGGCCGGCAAGGCGGTCGCGCTCACGTGCGACGTCAGCGACGAGCGCACCGTCACGAGCGCCGTCGACGCCGCGGTCGCGGCGTTCGGCCCGCCGCACCTGCTGTGCAACGTCGCGGGCATCGGCTCGTTCCGCCACACCCACGAGCTGACGCTGGAGGACTGGAACCGCATCATCGCCGTCAACCTCACGGGCACGTTCCTCGTGTCGCGTGCGTGCATCCCGATGCTGCTCGAGACGGGCGGCAGCATCGTGAACGTGGCCTCGGTCGCCGGACTCAAGGCGCAGCCGTACAGCGCGGCGTACTCGGCATCGAAGGGCGGTGTCGCGCTCTTCACACGATCCGTCGCGATGGAGTACGCGGAGACGACCCTGCGCGTGAACGCGATCGCGCCCGGCAGCATCGACACCGCGATCACCGAGCAGTTCACGTTCCCCGACGGCGCGTCTGCGACGTTGCTCGGGCGGATCATGCCGTACCGGGCGTTCGGCCGGCCCGAGGACTGCGCGGCCGTCATCGCCTTCCTCGGATCCGACGAGGCGCGCTACGTCAACGGCGCCGTCATCCCAGTCGACGCGGCATCGAGCGCGTGA
- a CDS encoding maleylpyruvate isomerase N-terminal domain-containing protein: MSEPPLGVCTRAGVSAGAAPVIEAFATQRARLVRLCRSFSDDEWRAQSRCASWTVHEVVRHLVDPTDRIARIARGEPTGDTEFDPRTTPGRWLEETAGLTTAETADALVASTESELAAFDDLALADSDRALPGPYGPIHWTTFALHVFWDSWLHERDVALPLGCAQDATANENTLAALYGITLAGLPLGTAGATATETFVLDGVGGGGFRLDAATETCTTTTADTGDDALRGELAPVVDSLSGRDAELADVLDGPPERLARLGYMRAFMRS, translated from the coding sequence ATGAGCGAGCCTCCGCTCGGCGTGTGCACGCGAGCCGGCGTCTCGGCGGGCGCGGCTCCCGTGATCGAGGCGTTCGCGACGCAACGGGCGCGCCTCGTCCGCTTGTGCCGGAGCTTCTCGGACGACGAGTGGCGCGCGCAGAGCCGGTGCGCGAGCTGGACCGTGCACGAGGTCGTCCGGCACCTCGTCGACCCGACCGACCGGATCGCGAGGATCGCGCGCGGTGAGCCGACCGGCGACACGGAGTTCGACCCGCGCACGACGCCAGGCCGTTGGCTCGAGGAGACGGCCGGGCTCACGACCGCGGAGACCGCGGACGCGCTGGTCGCGTCGACCGAGTCCGAGCTCGCGGCGTTCGACGACCTCGCGCTCGCCGACTCCGACCGCGCCTTGCCCGGCCCGTACGGGCCGATCCACTGGACGACGTTCGCGCTCCACGTCTTCTGGGACAGCTGGCTGCACGAGCGCGACGTCGCGCTGCCGCTCGGCTGCGCGCAGGACGCGACCGCGAACGAGAACACGCTCGCCGCGCTCTACGGCATCACGCTCGCCGGCCTGCCGCTCGGCACGGCGGGGGCGACGGCGACCGAGACGTTCGTCCTCGACGGGGTGGGTGGCGGCGGCTTCCGGCTCGACGCGGCCACCGAGACGTGCACGACGACGACCGCGGATACCGGCGACGATGCGCTGCGCGGTGAGCTCGCGCCCGTCGTCGACTCGCTCTCGGGACGCGACGCCGAGCTCGCCGACGTGCTCGACGGTCCGCCCGAGCGCCTCGCGCGGCTCGGCTACATGCGCGCGTTCATGCGGAGCTGA
- a CDS encoding VOC family protein: MIDHVGIQCADVAGSRSFYEALLARLGMKAAFEPAPDVVGFFGPQPGSFWLSPAERDETREIHVAFRARTRAEVRAFHDAAVALGAEILHAPRVFPEYHPTYYGAFVRDPDGHNVEAVCHEDTDG; this comes from the coding sequence GTGATCGATCACGTGGGGATCCAGTGCGCGGACGTCGCCGGGAGCCGCTCGTTCTACGAAGCCCTGCTCGCACGGCTCGGGATGAAGGCGGCGTTCGAGCCGGCGCCGGATGTCGTCGGGTTCTTCGGCCCGCAGCCCGGGTCGTTCTGGCTCAGCCCGGCGGAGCGCGACGAGACGCGTGAGATCCATGTCGCGTTCCGGGCCCGGACGCGTGCCGAGGTGCGCGCGTTCCACGACGCCGCGGTCGCGCTCGGCGCCGAGATCCTGCACGCGCCGCGGGTGTTCCCCGAGTACCACCCGACCTACTACGGCGCGTTCGTGCGCGACCCCGACGGTCACAATGTCGAAGCCGTCTGCCACGAAGACACCGACGGGTGA
- a CDS encoding SDR family oxidoreductase, translating into MTRSDDTAIPDYPGKLRLDDRRFVVIGAGQGIGRQATHALASVGARTFCVDLDHDLANDIAQEVDGVAWSGDATKRDDAESMFASAQAAFGDIDGVVDIIGMAQYADLVDITDELWNWHFDIVLRHAYLAMQLGGRAMTRSGGGAMVFVASVSGITSAPRHAAYGAAKAGLIALVRSGAVELGPSNIRVNAVAPGVVWTPRVSAYLGDEGRARNTENAPLRRVALPADIASAILFLASDLASYVTGQTLVVDGGVGAKFPYPMGEL; encoded by the coding sequence ATGACGCGCAGCGACGACACGGCGATCCCCGACTACCCGGGGAAGCTGCGGCTCGACGACAGGCGGTTCGTCGTGATCGGCGCGGGACAGGGGATCGGCCGCCAGGCGACGCACGCGCTCGCGTCGGTCGGCGCGCGCACGTTCTGCGTCGATCTCGACCACGACCTCGCGAACGACATCGCGCAGGAGGTCGACGGCGTCGCGTGGTCGGGTGACGCGACGAAGCGCGACGACGCGGAGTCGATGTTCGCGAGCGCGCAGGCCGCGTTCGGCGACATCGACGGCGTCGTCGACATCATCGGCATGGCGCAGTACGCGGACCTCGTCGACATCACCGACGAGCTGTGGAACTGGCACTTCGACATCGTCCTGCGGCACGCGTACCTCGCGATGCAGCTCGGTGGGCGCGCGATGACGCGGAGCGGGGGCGGAGCGATGGTGTTCGTCGCGTCGGTGTCGGGGATCACGTCCGCCCCGCGTCACGCCGCGTACGGCGCGGCGAAGGCGGGGTTGATTGCGCTCGTCCGCTCGGGTGCCGTCGAGCTCGGGCCCTCCAACATCCGGGTCAACGCGGTCGCGCCCGGCGTCGTGTGGACGCCGCGCGTCTCGGCCTACCTGGGTGACGAGGGGCGCGCCCGCAACACCGAGAACGCGCCGCTGCGTCGCGTCGCCCTGCCCGCCGACATCGCGTCGGCGATCCTGTTCCTCGCGTCGGACCTCGCGTCGTACGTCACCGGGCAGACGCTCGTCGTCGACGGCGGCGTCGGCGCCAAGTTCCCGTACCCGATGGGAGAGCTGTGA
- a CDS encoding PPOX class F420-dependent oxidoreductase translates to MGVKQRDVIKMTSEEVDEFLQGRHTMSIATMNHDGTIHLVAMWYGFLEGAIAIETKAKSQKVQNLRRDPRMTVLVEDGETYEELRGVELVGTGEIVDDPDRMFELGISVFERYQGGKYTEEMRPFVEAMLNKRVVVKLAVERVVSWDHRKLGMPSTRPKEPSA, encoded by the coding sequence ATGGGCGTCAAGCAGCGTGACGTGATCAAGATGACCTCGGAGGAGGTCGACGAGTTCCTACAAGGGCGTCACACGATGTCGATCGCCACCATGAACCACGACGGGACGATCCACCTGGTCGCCATGTGGTACGGCTTCCTCGAGGGAGCCATCGCGATCGAGACGAAGGCCAAGAGCCAGAAGGTCCAGAACCTCCGGCGCGACCCTCGCATGACGGTGCTCGTGGAGGACGGCGAGACCTACGAGGAGCTCCGCGGCGTCGAGCTCGTCGGCACGGGCGAGATCGTCGACGATCCCGACCGGATGTTCGAGCTCGGCATCAGCGTGTTCGAGCGGTACCAAGGTGGGAAGTACACCGAGGAGATGCGGCCGTTCGTCGAGGCGATGTTGAACAAGCGGGTCGTGGTGAAGCTCGCGGTCGAGCGCGTCGTCTCGTGGGACCACCGCAAGCTCGGGATGCCGTCCACGCGGCCCAAGGAACCGAGCGCGTGA
- a CDS encoding cyclase family protein, translating into MALPDDVKELAAEVRNWGRWGADDEIGTINLITDEVVRDAAALVTTGKRFALGLPLDQAGPQIGAIPGRTNPLRTMLMINTPLTGDPSNFCTSDDTVTMGIQACTHWDGLGHVSYDGNLYNGVPASVINEFGANRLGIHNITSLVSRGVLLDVARAKGVDRLKGGYPITGDDLDAAAELGKVDVRPGDIVLVRTGQMQLFHAGDKMAYGTPAAGPSLQSVRWFREHDVAAVATDNITFEVFPCERDDALLPVHLLHLVDMGMTQGQNWDLEQLAADCADDGRYAFLLDASPLPFTNAVGSPVQPVAIK; encoded by the coding sequence ATGGCCCTCCCCGACGACGTCAAGGAGCTCGCGGCCGAGGTCCGCAACTGGGGCCGCTGGGGTGCCGACGACGAGATCGGGACGATCAACCTGATCACCGACGAGGTCGTGCGCGACGCGGCCGCGCTGGTCACGACCGGCAAGCGGTTCGCGCTCGGACTCCCGCTCGACCAGGCCGGTCCGCAGATCGGCGCGATCCCCGGCCGGACGAACCCGTTGCGGACGATGTTGATGATCAACACGCCGCTGACCGGCGACCCGTCGAACTTCTGCACCAGCGACGACACCGTGACCATGGGCATCCAGGCGTGCACGCACTGGGACGGCCTCGGCCACGTCAGCTACGACGGCAACCTCTACAACGGTGTCCCCGCGAGCGTCATCAACGAGTTCGGTGCGAACCGGCTCGGGATCCACAACATCACCTCGCTGGTGTCGCGAGGCGTGCTCCTCGACGTCGCGCGCGCGAAGGGCGTCGACCGTCTCAAGGGCGGCTATCCGATCACCGGCGACGATCTCGACGCCGCGGCCGAGCTCGGGAAGGTCGACGTGCGACCCGGTGACATCGTGCTCGTCCGGACGGGTCAGATGCAGCTCTTCCATGCCGGCGACAAGATGGCGTACGGCACCCCGGCGGCGGGGCCGTCGCTGCAGAGCGTGCGGTGGTTCCGCGAGCACGACGTCGCGGCCGTCGCGACCGACAACATCACGTTCGAGGTGTTCCCGTGCGAACGTGACGACGCGCTGTTGCCCGTCCACCTCCTGCACCTCGTCGACATGGGCATGACCCAGGGCCAGAACTGGGACCTCGAGCAGCTCGCGGCCGACTGCGCGGACGACGGGCGGTACGCGTTCCTTCTGGATGCGTCACCGTTGCCGTTCACCAACGCGGTCGGGTCTCCGGTCCAGCCGGTTGCGATCAAGTAG
- a CDS encoding diguanylate cyclase: MAIEGAGAPEDGSGRIAGSVTAVILRCAARVAGDEAVPRLMALAGDDRDPAELREQSTWSDYATVVALFRAGIEVTGDARFARVVGEEMLRQWQGSEVVALLRALGSPAEVLRNIAVTASKISTATRLEPVELGDDHAVVEAWAVAGLERDVTFCEYTAGTLSQVPIVFGIDPAEVVETQCQRRGAPRCVYEVRWDPSTSPETNPQRRIEHLEAQLAVLTERFESMQEATRELVATEGVETVLAKIVERAAQAVRATRHLLAVSLGPNDLRVHHHGFASDDEARRVAREVLAQERDEADGSRLVVEVSAGDRAFGRLVALHPEGASFFPAERRLLEAFAATAAAAINMATALETARRRNETARALLHLASALADGGSVDAVAQRLADAVPTVIGTDHAAVLVWDPASQTLSYRGLSGYTEDVERTLRAARLQPDTIPELARMLRTPAPAVLDLGTSSSVVRALLRGVGVERVRVVPLVAGGEFHGVVTTPVHDESATDPTRDDDLAERLQGMADQGAVALRSARLVDDIRNQALHDGLTGLANRRLLNDRLSRAVAPSSDSDPRFALVFVDLDGFKHVNDTCGHATGDELLTYVARRLAGSVRAGDTVARVGGDEFVVLLAGVSDPDDAHRAADHLLDVLRAPYRIGGRSLRVSASVGVAVGHAGDDPEALLTSADAAMYRAKQTGRDRVELAA; encoded by the coding sequence ATGGCGATCGAGGGCGCCGGCGCGCCCGAGGACGGCTCGGGACGGATCGCGGGCAGCGTCACCGCGGTGATCCTCCGCTGCGCGGCGCGGGTCGCGGGCGACGAGGCCGTCCCCCGCCTCATGGCGCTCGCCGGGGACGACCGTGACCCGGCCGAGCTGCGCGAGCAGTCGACGTGGAGCGACTACGCGACGGTCGTCGCGCTCTTCCGAGCCGGGATCGAGGTCACGGGCGACGCTCGCTTCGCGCGCGTCGTCGGCGAGGAGATGCTGCGGCAGTGGCAGGGCAGCGAGGTCGTCGCGCTCCTCCGGGCGCTCGGCTCGCCGGCCGAGGTGCTGCGCAACATCGCCGTCACCGCGTCGAAGATCTCCACCGCGACGCGCCTCGAACCCGTCGAGCTCGGCGACGACCACGCCGTGGTCGAGGCGTGGGCGGTCGCCGGGCTCGAGCGCGACGTCACGTTCTGCGAGTACACCGCCGGGACGCTCTCGCAGGTCCCCATCGTGTTCGGCATCGATCCGGCCGAGGTCGTCGAGACGCAGTGCCAACGCCGCGGCGCGCCTCGCTGCGTCTACGAGGTCCGCTGGGACCCGTCGACGTCGCCCGAGACGAACCCGCAGCGACGCATCGAGCACCTCGAGGCGCAGCTCGCGGTCCTCACCGAGCGGTTCGAGTCGATGCAGGAGGCGACGCGCGAGCTCGTCGCGACGGAAGGCGTCGAGACCGTCCTCGCCAAGATCGTCGAGCGTGCGGCGCAGGCCGTGCGCGCGACGCGACACCTGCTCGCCGTCTCGCTCGGTCCGAACGACCTGCGCGTCCACCACCACGGGTTCGCCAGCGACGACGAGGCGCGCCGCGTCGCGCGCGAGGTCCTCGCCCAGGAGCGCGACGAGGCCGACGGCTCGCGACTCGTCGTCGAGGTGAGCGCGGGCGACCGGGCGTTCGGACGTCTCGTCGCGTTGCATCCCGAGGGCGCGTCGTTCTTCCCCGCGGAGCGTCGTCTGCTCGAGGCGTTCGCCGCGACGGCCGCGGCGGCGATCAACATGGCCACGGCCCTCGAGACGGCACGGCGACGCAACGAGACCGCCCGAGCGCTGCTGCACCTCGCGTCCGCGCTCGCCGACGGCGGCAGCGTCGACGCGGTCGCGCAGCGACTCGCGGACGCGGTCCCCACGGTGATCGGCACTGACCACGCGGCCGTGTTGGTCTGGGATCCCGCGTCGCAGACGCTGTCGTACCGGGGCCTGTCCGGGTACACGGAGGACGTCGAACGCACGTTGCGGGCCGCGCGGCTGCAGCCCGACACGATTCCCGAGCTCGCGCGGATGCTGCGGACGCCGGCCCCGGCGGTGCTCGACCTCGGTACGTCGAGCAGCGTGGTGCGTGCGTTGCTCCGCGGTGTCGGCGTCGAGCGCGTGCGCGTCGTACCGCTCGTGGCCGGCGGCGAGTTCCACGGCGTCGTGACGACGCCGGTCCACGACGAGAGCGCGACGGATCCGACGCGCGACGACGACCTCGCCGAACGGCTCCAGGGCATGGCCGACCAGGGTGCGGTCGCGCTCCGCAGCGCGCGCCTCGTCGACGACATCCGGAACCAGGCGCTGCACGACGGTCTGACCGGCCTCGCGAACCGGCGGCTCCTGAACGACCGGTTGTCGCGCGCCGTCGCCCCGTCGAGCGACAGCGACCCGCGCTTCGCCCTCGTGTTCGTCGACCTCGACGGCTTCAAGCACGTGAACGACACGTGCGGTCACGCGACCGGTGACGAGCTCCTCACCTACGTCGCGCGGCGGCTCGCAGGGTCCGTGCGCGCGGGCGACACCGTCGCGCGCGTCGGTGGCGACGAGTTCGTGGTGCTGCTCGCGGGCGTGTCGGACCCCGACGACGCGCATCGCGCGGCGGACCATCTGCTCGACGTGCTGCGCGCGCCGTACCGCATCGGTGGCCGGTCGCTGCGGGTGTCCGCGAGCGTCGGGGTCGCCGTCGGTCACGCGGGTGACGATCCCGAGGCGCTCCTCACCTCCGCCGACGCCGCGATGTACCGCGCGAAGCAGACCGGGCGCGACCGCGTCGAGCTCGCCGCCTGA
- a CDS encoding zinc-binding dehydrogenase: MKGLVYTGQRAELREGLDVRDPGPTEVKVQIVAAGLCHSDLSVINGTIPWPAPAVLGHEGAGIVASVGDAVTNVEPGDHVVLHTLAYCGTCRYCITGKPAYCRQSMGNRTQPFTLDGEPTWNFAAASFFTEFTIVDGRQCVKIPDDVPLESAALVGCGVLTGAGAVWNRADLKRGDTAVVFGVGGVGLNAIQAARIAGASRIIAVDTLPDKEKLARDFGATDFVLAGPDVDSVEAVHALLPFRDDEVRGPFGAGGADWVFDCVGAPATIRQGLDMLDWGGNVVIVGVPAPTAEFTAPVTYMTHVERGVMGCRAGSHRPHHDVALIIDMYRRGVFKLDELVTAQYPIEDWEHAVEDLEAGKLARGVLTLR; encoded by the coding sequence ATGAAGGGCCTCGTCTACACCGGTCAGCGGGCCGAGCTGCGCGAGGGACTCGACGTGCGCGACCCGGGCCCGACCGAGGTCAAGGTGCAGATCGTCGCGGCGGGTCTGTGCCACAGCGACCTGAGCGTCATCAACGGCACGATCCCCTGGCCCGCGCCCGCGGTGCTCGGGCACGAGGGCGCGGGCATCGTCGCGTCGGTCGGTGACGCGGTCACGAACGTGGAGCCCGGCGACCACGTCGTCCTGCACACGCTCGCCTATTGCGGCACCTGCCGGTACTGCATCACCGGCAAGCCCGCGTACTGCCGACAGAGCATGGGCAACCGGACGCAGCCCTTCACGCTCGACGGCGAGCCCACGTGGAACTTCGCCGCTGCGTCGTTCTTCACCGAGTTCACGATCGTCGACGGCCGGCAGTGCGTGAAGATCCCCGACGACGTCCCGCTCGAGTCGGCCGCGCTCGTCGGGTGCGGCGTGCTGACGGGTGCCGGCGCGGTGTGGAACCGGGCCGACCTCAAGCGCGGCGACACCGCGGTTGTCTTCGGTGTCGGCGGCGTCGGCCTCAACGCCATCCAGGCCGCGCGGATCGCCGGCGCGAGCCGGATCATCGCCGTCGACACGCTCCCCGACAAGGAGAAGCTCGCGCGCGACTTCGGCGCGACCGACTTCGTGCTCGCGGGGCCGGACGTCGACAGCGTCGAGGCGGTGCACGCGCTGCTCCCGTTCCGCGACGACGAGGTTCGCGGTCCGTTCGGCGCCGGCGGTGCCGACTGGGTGTTCGACTGCGTCGGCGCTCCCGCGACGATCCGCCAGGGTCTCGACATGCTCGACTGGGGCGGCAACGTCGTCATCGTCGGCGTCCCCGCACCGACGGCCGAGTTCACCGCACCCGTCACGTACATGACCCACGTCGAGCGCGGCGTCATGGGATGCCGCGCCGGATCGCACCGCCCGCACCACGACGTCGCGCTCATCATCGACATGTACCGGCGCGGTGTGTTCAAGCTCGACGAGCTCGTCACCGCGCAGTACCCGATCGAGGACTGGGAGCACGCGGTCGAGGATCTCGAGGCTGGCAAGCTCGCGCGCGGCGTGCTCACGCTGCGTTGA
- a CDS encoding thioesterase family protein: MGDLGVDTAVRGGDGVYEATLSREWEIWGPMGGYVVATALRAAGAHTRFDRPASVVAHYLGVAAFGPVTLTTTTLRAAKKAESVRVSVTQGDRAVVEALVWAVADDLPALTHDVTPMPGDAGAPLDHPTVEERLAAAGRDGDDTYPFWRNFESRPLAWVDDWEAREPGAPEWQTWLRFLPDPDTGDPWIDAARLAILLDVGSWPAVVRRHVDPGGLYAPSIDLACHFHRFRPRSAYLFAQGTSPSGADGLVTSHQSVWADDGTFLASGISQLLCRPVSSA, translated from the coding sequence GTGGGAGATCTCGGAGTCGACACGGCGGTCCGCGGGGGTGACGGCGTCTACGAGGCGACGCTGTCGCGCGAATGGGAGATCTGGGGTCCCATGGGCGGTTATGTCGTCGCGACCGCGCTGCGCGCGGCGGGCGCGCACACGCGCTTCGACCGCCCGGCCAGCGTCGTCGCGCACTATCTCGGCGTCGCCGCGTTCGGTCCGGTCACGCTGACGACGACGACGCTGCGCGCTGCGAAGAAGGCCGAGTCGGTTCGGGTCTCCGTCACGCAGGGCGATCGTGCCGTGGTCGAGGCGCTCGTGTGGGCGGTCGCCGACGACCTGCCCGCGTTGACCCACGACGTCACGCCGATGCCCGGCGACGCCGGCGCGCCCCTCGACCACCCCACCGTCGAGGAACGCCTCGCCGCGGCCGGGCGCGACGGCGACGACACGTACCCCTTCTGGCGCAACTTCGAGTCGCGGCCACTCGCGTGGGTCGACGACTGGGAGGCGCGCGAGCCCGGAGCGCCGGAGTGGCAGACGTGGCTGCGCTTCCTGCCCGACCCCGACACCGGCGACCCGTGGATCGACGCCGCGCGCCTCGCGATCCTCCTCGACGTCGGTTCCTGGCCCGCGGTCGTGCGCCGCCACGTCGACCCCGGCGGCCTCTACGCGCCGAGCATCGACCTCGCGTGCCACTTCCACCGCTTCCGGCCGCGCTCCGCGTACCTGTTCGCGCAGGGAACGTCGCCGAGCGGTGCGGACGGGCTCGTCACGAGCCACCAATCCGTGTGGGCGGACGACGGGACGTTCCTCGCGTCCGGGATCAGCCAGCTGCTGTGTCGCCCGGTCAGCTCCGCATGA
- a CDS encoding aldehyde dehydrogenase family protein, translating into MTSTLTDKQYRLLIGGEWVDGSGGTYDVVNPATEEVVAPAPEATAADVAAAAAAAKEAFPAWSHTAPEERARLLQALADKLRERTSDLLPLVIAETGATLSVGSQLQVPQAAARFERYARGAIENIDVGFQPSVMPATPLAPGALMNAMAVRQPAGVVGCITSYNFPLVNMAGKVAPALATGNTIVMKPAPQDPLAIIEFAQLCEEVGFPQGVVNVVTGSKPEVGSALVDSKDVDMISFTGSTSVGVRIYEAGAKTMKRLLMELGGKGACIVFDDADLDAAVTALVSVWGFHSGQICTAPTRAVVQRGVYDQLVEKLAAAAPHLTVGDPTKQDTVVGPLISDAQRARVERYIELGKEEGGEIVVDGTRPSHLDRGYYVGPTLIAGCSNGMTPVREEIFGPVIVTVPFDDEEEGIAIANDSDFGLYDYVYSKDTTRAFRVAKELRCGHVGVNTAQRHHEAPFGGFKMSGVGRDGGDFGLYAYTELQSIIWPS; encoded by the coding sequence ATGACGTCGACGCTCACCGACAAGCAGTACCGGCTGCTCATCGGAGGCGAGTGGGTCGACGGGTCGGGCGGGACGTACGACGTCGTCAACCCCGCGACGGAAGAGGTCGTCGCGCCCGCGCCCGAGGCGACCGCCGCCGACGTCGCCGCCGCGGCCGCGGCCGCGAAGGAGGCGTTCCCGGCGTGGTCCCACACCGCGCCCGAGGAGCGCGCCCGGCTGCTCCAGGCGCTCGCGGACAAGCTCCGCGAGCGCACCTCCGACCTGCTGCCCCTCGTCATCGCGGAGACGGGCGCCACGCTGTCAGTCGGCTCGCAGCTGCAGGTCCCGCAGGCCGCCGCGCGCTTCGAGCGCTACGCACGCGGCGCGATCGAGAACATCGACGTCGGCTTCCAGCCGTCGGTCATGCCGGCCACCCCGCTCGCGCCGGGCGCGCTCATGAACGCGATGGCCGTCCGTCAGCCCGCGGGCGTCGTCGGCTGCATCACGTCGTACAATTTCCCGCTCGTCAACATGGCCGGCAAGGTCGCACCCGCGCTCGCGACGGGGAACACGATCGTGATGAAGCCGGCGCCGCAGGACCCGCTCGCGATCATCGAGTTCGCGCAGCTGTGCGAGGAGGTCGGCTTCCCGCAGGGCGTCGTCAACGTGGTGACGGGCTCGAAGCCCGAGGTCGGGTCCGCGCTCGTCGACAGCAAGGACGTCGACATGATCTCGTTCACCGGCAGCACGTCGGTGGGCGTCAGGATCTACGAGGCCGGCGCGAAGACGATGAAGCGCCTCCTCATGGAGCTCGGCGGCAAGGGCGCGTGCATCGTGTTCGACGACGCCGACCTCGACGCCGCCGTCACTGCGCTCGTCAGCGTGTGGGGCTTTCACTCCGGCCAGATCTGCACCGCACCGACGCGCGCGGTCGTGCAGCGCGGCGTCTACGACCAGCTCGTCGAGAAGCTCGCCGCCGCCGCGCCGCACCTGACGGTGGGCGACCCGACGAAGCAGGACACCGTCGTCGGGCCGCTGATCTCCGACGCGCAGCGCGCGCGGGTCGAGCGCTACATCGAGCTCGGCAAGGAGGAGGGCGGCGAGATCGTCGTGGACGGCACGCGTCCGTCGCACCTCGACCGCGGGTACTACGTCGGCCCGACGCTGATCGCCGGGTGCAGCAACGGCATGACCCCGGTGCGCGAGGAGATCTTCGGTCCCGTGATCGTGACCGTGCCCTTCGACGACGAGGAGGAGGGCATCGCGATCGCGAACGACAGCGACTTCGGGCTCTACGACTACGTGTACTCGAAGGACACGACGCGCGCGTTCCGTGTCGCGAAGGAGCTGCGTTGCGGCCACGTCGGCGTGAACACCGCGCAGCGCCACCACGAGGCGCCGTTCGGCGGGTTCAAGATGAGCGGCGTCGGGCGCGACGGCGGCGACTTCGGGCTCTACGCCTACACGGAGCTCCAGAGCATCATCTGGCCGTCGTGA
- a CDS encoding alpha/beta hydrolase, with product MEQVFPCVENMEAAEARAMAKEMPPAVEEPEAVAVVYDRTIPGPDGDVPVRVYRPVEGGDPLPVVVYFHGGGWVICDLDTHDGTCRALANGVNAVVVSVDYRLAPEHKFPAAAEDAYEVTSWVAAHADELGVEPSRLAVAGDSAGGNLAAVVALMARDRGGPAITFQLLVYPVTNHSFDTDSYRENADGYFLHRASMEWYWRQYLADERDGANPYASPLRVEDARGLPPGMVITAEFDPLRDEGEAYGRKLAEAGVPFDVRRYDGVFHGFFSMVAFLDGAKQATADAHAALRDALWS from the coding sequence ATGGAGCAGGTGTTCCCGTGCGTCGAGAACATGGAGGCGGCCGAGGCGCGCGCCATGGCGAAGGAGATGCCGCCGGCGGTCGAGGAGCCGGAGGCGGTCGCGGTCGTGTACGACCGGACGATCCCCGGTCCGGACGGCGACGTGCCCGTGCGCGTCTACCGGCCCGTGGAGGGCGGCGATCCGCTGCCGGTCGTCGTGTACTTCCACGGCGGTGGGTGGGTCATCTGCGACCTCGACACCCACGACGGCACGTGTCGCGCGCTCGCGAACGGCGTCAACGCCGTGGTCGTGTCGGTCGACTACCGCTTGGCGCCGGAGCACAAGTTCCCGGCCGCGGCGGAGGACGCGTACGAGGTCACCAGCTGGGTCGCCGCGCACGCGGACGAGCTCGGCGTCGAGCCCTCGCGTCTCGCGGTCGCGGGCGACAGCGCGGGTGGCAACCTCGCCGCCGTCGTCGCGCTCATGGCCCGCGACCGTGGCGGGCCTGCCATCACGTTCCAGCTCCTCGTCTACCCGGTGACCAACCACTCGTTCGACACCGACTCGTACCGCGAGAACGCGGACGGCTACTTCCTCCACCGAGCGTCGATGGAGTGGTACTGGCGCCAGTACCTGGCCGACGAGCGCGACGGCGCGAACCCATACGCGTCGCCGCTGCGCGTCGAGGACGCGCGCGGGCTCCCGCCGGGGATGGTGATCACGGCGGAGTTCGACCCGCTGCGTGACGAGGGCGAGGCGTACGGCAGGAAGCTCGCGGAGGCCGGCGTCCCGTTCGACGTCCGCAGGTACGACGGCGTGTTCCACGGGTTCTTCTCGATGGTCGCGTTCCTCGACGGCGCGAAGCAGGCCACCGCCGACGCGCACGCCGCCCTGCGCGACGCGCTGTGGTCGTGA